In one window of Cynocephalus volans isolate mCynVol1 chromosome 6, mCynVol1.pri, whole genome shotgun sequence DNA:
- the ELOB gene encoding elongin-B, which translates to MDVFLMIRRHKTTIFTDAKESSTVFELKRIVEGILKRPPDEQRLYKDDQLLDDSKTLGECGFTSQTARPQAPATVGLAFRADDAFEALRIEPFSSPPELPDVMKPQDSGSSANEQAVQ; encoded by the exons ATG GACGTGTTCCTCATGATCCGGCGCCACAAGACCACCATCTTCACGGACGCCAAGGAGTCGAGCACCGTGTTCGAGCTGAAGCGCATAGTTGAGGGCATTCTCAAGCGGCCGCCCGACGAGCAGCGGCTGTACAAG GATGACCAGCTCCTGGATGACAGCAAGACACTGGGCGAATGTGGCTTCACCAGCCAAACAGCACGGCCACAGGCTCCAGCCACGGTGGGGCTGGCCTTCCGAGCAG ATGATGCCTTTGAGGCCCTGCGCATCGAGCCCTTCTCCAGCCCACCCGAGCTGCCTGACGTGATGAAGCCACAAGACTCAGGAAGCAGCGCCAATGAACAGGCTGTGCAGTGA